The following is a genomic window from Coregonus clupeaformis isolate EN_2021a unplaced genomic scaffold, ASM2061545v1 scaf0050, whole genome shotgun sequence.
tggtctaaagtagtgtcctataataaggaataggccccctggtctaaagtagtgtcctataataaggaataggcccctggtctaaagtagtgtcctataataaggaataggcccccctggtctaaagtagtgtcctataataaggaataggcccctggtctaaagtagtgtcctataataaggaataggcccctggtctaaagtagtgtcctataataaggaataggcccctggtctaaagtagtgtcctataataaggaataggcccctggtctaaagtagtgtcctataataaggaataggccccggtctaaagtagtgtcctataataaggaataggcccctggtctaaagtagtgtcctataataaggaataggccctggtctaaagtagtgtcctataataaggaataggcccctggtctaaagtagtgtcctataataaggaataggcccctggtctaaagtagtgtcctataataaggaataggcccctggtctaaagtagtgtcctataataaggaataggccccctggtctaaagtagtgtcctataataaggaataggcccctggtctaaagtagtgtcctataataaggaataggcccctggtctaaagtagtgtcctataataaggaataggcccctggtctaaagtagtgtcctataataaggaataggccccctggtctaaagtagtgtcctataataaggaataggcccctggtctaaagtagtgtcctataataaggaataggccccctggtctaaagtagtgtcctataataaggaataggcccctggtctaaagtagtgtcctataataaggaataggccccctggtctaaagtagtgtcctataataaggaataggcccctggtctaaagtagtgtcctataataaggaataggcccccctggtctaaagtagtgtcctataataaggaataggcccctggtctaaagtagtgtcctataataaggaataggcccctggtctaaagtagtgtcctataataaggaataggccccctggtctaaagtagtgtcctataataaggaataggcccccctggtctaaagtagtgtcctataataaggaataggcccctggtctaaagtagtgtcctataataaggaataggcccctggtctaaagtagtgtcctataataaggaataggccccctggtctaaagtagtgtcctataataaggaataggcccctggtctaaaagtagtgtcctataataaggaataggcccctggtctaaagtagtgtcctataataaggaataggcccctggtctaaagtagtgtcctataataaggaataggcccctggtctaaagtagtgtcctataataaggaataggcccctggtctaaagtagtgtcctataataaggaataggccccctggtctaaagtagtgtcctataataaggaataggcccctggtctaaagtagtgtcctataataaggaataggccccctggtctaaagtagtgtcctataataaggaataggcccccggtctaaagtagtgtcctataataaggaataggcccccggtctaaagtagtgtcctataataaggaataggcccctggtctaaagtagtgtcctataataaggaataggccccggtctaaagtagtgtcctataataaggaataggcccctggtctaaagtagtgtcctataataaggaataggccccctggtctaaagtagtgtcctataataaggaataggcccccctggtctaaagtagtgtcctataataaggaataggccccctggtctaaagtagtgtcctataataaggaataggcccctggtctaaagtagtgtcctataataaggaataggcccctggtctaaagtagtgtcctataataaggaataggcccctggtctaaagtagtgtcctataataaggaataggcccccctggtctaaagtagtgtcctataataaggaataggcccccctggtctaaagtagtgtcctataataaggaataggcccccctggtctaaagtagtgtcctataataaggaataggcccctggtctaaagtagtgtcctataataaggaataggcccctggtctaaagtagtgtcctataataaggaataggcccctggtctaaagtagtgtcctataataaggaataggcccctggtctaaagtagtgtcctataataaggaataggcccctggtctaaagtagtgtcctataataaggaataggcccctggtctaaagtagtgtcctataataaggaataggcccctggtctaaagtagtgtcctataataaggaataggcccctggtctaaagtagtgtcctataataaggaataggcccctggtctaaagtagtgtcctataataaggaataggcccctggtctaaagtagtgtcctataataaggaataggcccctggtctaaagtagtgtcctataataaggaataggccccctggtctaaagtagtgtcctataataaggaataggcccctggtctaaagtagtgtcctataataaggaataggcccccggtctaaagtagtgtcctataataaggaataggcccccggtctaaagtagtgtcctataataaggaataggcccctggtctaaagtagtgtcctataataaggaataggccccctggtctaaagtagtgtcctataataaggaataggcccccctggtctaaagtagtgtcctataataaggaataggccccctggtctaaagtagtgtcctataataaggaataggcccccctggtctaaagtagtgtcctataataaggaataggccccctggtctaaagtagtgtcctataataaggaataggcccctggtctaaagtagtgtcctataataaggaataggcccctggtctaaagtagtgtcctataataaggaataggcccctggtctaaagtagtgtcctataataaggaataggcccctggtctaaagtagtgtcctataataaggaataggcccctggtctaaagtagtgtcctataataaggaataggcccctggtctaaagtagggtcctataataaggaataggcccctggtctaaagtagtgtcctataataaggaataggcccctggtctaaagtagtgtcctataataaggaataggcccctggtctaaagtagtgtcctataataaggaataggcccccggtctaaagtagtgtcctataataaggaataggccccctggtctaaagtagtgtcctataataaggaataggcccctggtctaaagtagtgtcctataataaggaataggcccccctggtctaaagtagtgtcctataataaggaataggcccctggtctaaagtagtgtcctataataaggaataggcccctggtctaaagtagtgtcctataataaggaataggcccccctggtctaaagtagtgtcctataataaggaataggcccctggtctaaagtagtgtcctataataaggaataggcccctggtctaaagtagtgtcctataataaggaataggccctgTGTCTGGCTCCACACAGCAGGGTTTCCTTTAGGCTGCCTCTGCTGACAGTCtttccctcctgtaggttttcatcaTATTGGACGAATATCGCATCTATAAACCAGCCACCGTGTTATAAACCCAAGTGCATTACTCTGATGCACCAAGGACTGTCACAAGCCAAAACTTGGCAAAGCTGACCTTGTAAATTATTTGCATGGACTTGAACTCACCTTATCCATGTGGAAAATGAGGTCCAGTTCGCAGACGTTCTCAAAGCATTTGTCCAGAGTTTCCACAAACACCTACAGGAGATATTATCAAGTCATCCATCTTATGTTAAGCATATGTAAGAATGATCTTTGATGTGATGCacaacctacagtgcattcggaaagtattcagacccgttccctttttccacattttgttacgttacagccttattctaaaattgattaaataaataaaaatcctcatcaatctagtggcccagccagagcccggacttgaacccgatctaacatctctggagagacctgaaaatagctgtgcagcaacgctccccatccaacctgacagagcttgagaggatctgcagagaagaatgggagaaactccccaaatacaggtgtgccaagcttgtagcatcatacccaagaagactcgaggctgtaatcgctgccaaaggtgcttcaacaaagtattgagtaaagggtctgaatatttatgtaaatgtaatatttcagttttatatttgtaatacatttgcaaaaatgactaaaaacctgtttttgctttgtcattatggggtattgtgtgtagattgatgagggggaaaaacaatttaatcaattttagaataatgctgtaacataacaaaatgtggagaaagtcaaggggtctgaatcctttcccaatgtactgtatatacattgaGTGGACAgatcattaggaacacctgctctttccatgacatagaccgaccaggtgaatccaggggaaagatatgatcccttattgatgtcacttgttaaatccacttcaatcagtgtagatgaaggggaggagacaggttaaataaagatttttttgccttgagacattgattgtgtatgtgtgccattcagagggtgaatgggcaagacaaaatattgaagtgcctttgaacagggtatggtagtaggtgccaggtgcactggtttgagtgtgtcaagaactgcaacgctgctgggtttttacacaccacaatgtgtatcaagaatggtccaccacccaaaggacaaccagccaacttgacacaactgtgggaagcattggagtctacatgggccagcatccctgtggaacacttttgacaccttgtagagtccatgccctgacgaatcgaggctgttctgagggcaaaaggggtgggttcaactcaatattaggaatgtgttcttaatgttttgtacactcactgtataTTTCCACAATACACAGCCTATCAGTAGGCTTTACAATGAGTTCAAGGGTCATTAGCGGTCACTGAAGATCAAGACAAGAAGCGTATCTCAACTTGTCATCACCTTGAACACCACCTCACAGTCAAAAACATATTCAAACATGTTTGAAAGTGCTGTCTTCTGTCTATTTAATGATATGTTTGCATTGAACGTGGaacccaccaccactactaacACCATAAAAACATTTATGTGTTTGAAAGCACTGTCTATTTGAGATAATGATCAAAGTAAGTTTGCTTTAAAATTAGATAGGTAGGTAGTCTAACAGATTACACAACCGTCCTGTTACCATCACTACCAAAACATACAGATACAGGATGGAAGGAAAGATGAGTGAGTGGACCGTCCAGCTGTCAGTCTGTCTGGGAAAGGAGAGGTGAGTGGACCGTCCAGCTGACTGTCTGGGAAAGGAGAGGTGAGTGGACCGTCCAGCTGACTGTCTGGGAAAGGAGAGGTGAGTGGACCGTCCAGCTGACTGTCTGGGAAAGGAGAGGTGAGTGGACCGTCcagctgactgtctgtctgggaaAGGAGAGGTGAGTGGACCGTCcagctgactgtctgtctgggaaAGGAGAGGTGAGTGGACCGTCcagctgactgtctgtctgggaaAGGAGAGGTGAGTGGACCGTCcagctgactgtctgtctgggaaAGGAGAGGTGAGTGGACCGTCCAGCTGACTGTCTGGGAAAGGAGAGGTGAGTGGACCGTCCAGCTGACTGTCTGGGAAAGGAGAGGTGAGTGGACTGTCCAGCTGACTGTCTGGGAAAGGAGAGGTGAGTGGACCGTCCAGCTGACTGACTGGGAAAGGAGAGGTGAGTGGACCGTCcagctgactgtctgtctgggaaAGGAGAGGTGAGTGGACCGTCcagctgactgtctgtctgggaaAGGAGAGGTGAGTGGACCGTCcagctgactgtctgtctgggaaAGGAGAGGTGAGTGGACCGTCcagctgactgtctgtctgggaaAGGAGAGGTGAGTGGACCGTCCAGCTGACTGTCTGGGAAAGGAGAGGTGAGTGGACCGTCCAGCTGACTGTCTGGGAAAGGAGAGGTGAGTGGACAGTCCAGCTGACTGTCTGGgaaaggagaggtgagaggacacCATACAACCCTACTGTTTAACAGAGTTATAGATGGTAACACACCAACTCAGCAACAGTTGCCAACCCACCTGTATTAGATCCAGGATACCGAGCTCACTCTCAGAGGAGTCCACACAGAACACAAAGTACAGCGTAGCATAGTGCCGGTAGATCAACTTGTAGTCCGAGCCGCCGATCAAACtgcaaatagagaaataatattaTTAGCCTATCCTGCATTGTCTGATTTGGTCCAACTGTAACTCATCTGCCAGGGAACTGATGATTGATTGCTGGTCATATGAGCTGCACACTTCTGTCAAACAATACTTCTCATTTAACAACCCCAGATAAAACTACACCATGAAGTCATTACAGAAGCACAGTACCAGTCCCCAATACAAACCATAGCTACCGCCTGGATGCTTTATTGAATCCTAAACGATTTAGGTTATTTGCTTTGCAGACAACCATGCATTTTTTGATTTGTTCATCAACAATGTATATTTTGGTTAATTTAACCAGCTAGTAATACTAACAATAGCTTTTACCTTCCCCCCTCCAAGAAGTTGCAGACGTTGTCATCCCTCTTCGACACCAGATGGAAAGTCTCTCGAATTATCTGCTGCTGCAGATCTTCGGCCTGAGAAGAAATATGTCTGATAATAATTGGCTAAGAACTTAATTGAAATCGAAATTCaagcgctagctagctaacagctagCAGTAAAACAGCTGACGTTGCAAACTAGCCCCAAGGTTGCCCATCTGTTGTGCACATTGATATTTGTAGCTATGTCCAAATATATAAATCaacgtagctagttagctatataAATGGCAATAAAATCACATCTCATGATGATGACAAAATAGATTATTGATTAATTAGCCTCTAGCTAGACAATTTAGCTAGCATAGCATTAGTGCACTAACAGCTGGCAAATAAGATAAACGGATGGCTAGCTGGCTATCTAACAAACGTTAGCAGTTCGTACATTTGGGTACTTACAAAATATTCATAAAATCTGATGAGTCGTGGTTTCCCATGGTTGTTAAATATTAAAATAGCTTTAATCATATTTCGCTGGAAATGTCTCAAATCAACTTGATAAAAGATGTGCAGTCAGCTGTCCATCTGGAGGATGGGTTCGTAAGTCGCTTCCTTCGGCTCTTCTTCTTCTCTGAGGTTTATTGACGCACTCATacggtgtattgccgccacctactgtacggaACATCACAGAGTACATCTTTAACCGGAGCCCTGCTCTGTACGGAACACCAGAGAGGACATCTTTAACCGGTGCCCTACTCTGAAAGTCATAGCTTTCCACATCATACGTAGACATCCTGTTGAGCCACAGAGCGTTCTCCTTTTGCGCTGTTGAAACACACGACATCTGCATCATTCCGCTCCTGGTGACTCGGACCGAGTCCACTTTACCCAAACCGGTCACACGGACCGAGTCCACTTTACCCAACCCGGTCACTCGGACCGAGTCCACTTTACCCAACCCGGTCACTCGGACCGAGTCCACTTTACCCAACCCGGTCACTCGGACCGAGTCCACTTTACCCAACCCGGTCACTCGGACCGAGTCCACTTTACCCAACCGGTCTCGGACCGAGTCCACTTTACCCAACCCGGTCACTCGGACCGAGTCCACTTTACCCAACCCGGTCACTCGGACCGAGTCCACTTTACCCAACCCGGTCACTCGGACCGAGTCCACTTTACCCAACCCGTCCATCGCCGTCTTCCAGACCCCAAAAAACCATCCTTGCTCGTGAatcgtcatcaaggcaaagggtggctatttgaagaatttcaaatataaaatag
Proteins encoded in this region:
- the ap3s2 gene encoding AP-3 complex subunit sigma-2, producing the protein MIKAILIFNNHGKPRLIRFYEYFAEDLQQQIIRETFHLVSKRDDNVCNFLEGGSLIGGSDYKLIYRHYATLYFVFCVDSSESELGILDLIQVFVETLDKCFENVCELDLIFHMDKVHFILQEVVMGGMVLETNMNEIVGQVELQNRMEKSEGGFSAAPARAVSAVKNMNLPEMPRNINIGDINIKVPSLSPF